A DNA window from Candidatus Neomarinimicrobiota bacterium contains the following coding sequences:
- a CDS encoding YggS family pyridoxal phosphate-dependent enzyme: MSFSTTLDRIQESIHKAQNKAGLFHHVEIVAVTKTHPIETIIKAAAGGIRSIGENKVQEAADKFFLIPEDIRPLKKRMIGHLQSNKISKCLKLFDTVDSVDSLVLAKKIGRKAQNKNTQVLLEVNTSGEQQKGGFSPDDIDNMIQCMDIPNIAVKGLMTVGPLSSDKSKIRDSFVLLRKTQTRLNSQIADKKLTELSMGMSRDYRIAVEEGSTMVRLGTILFGPR, translated from the coding sequence TTGAGCTTTTCGACTACACTCGACAGAATTCAAGAATCAATACATAAAGCTCAAAACAAAGCCGGACTTTTTCACCACGTTGAAATTGTTGCGGTTACTAAAACCCACCCCATAGAAACAATCATAAAAGCCGCAGCCGGCGGAATTAGATCAATAGGCGAAAATAAAGTACAGGAGGCTGCCGATAAGTTTTTCCTAATACCAGAAGATATCCGCCCGCTTAAAAAGAGAATGATAGGGCACCTTCAGTCCAATAAAATTAGTAAATGTCTAAAGCTGTTTGATACAGTTGACTCGGTTGATTCGCTGGTGTTGGCGAAAAAAATAGGAAGGAAAGCACAAAATAAAAACACGCAGGTTTTATTAGAGGTGAACACAAGCGGCGAGCAACAAAAAGGGGGGTTTTCTCCAGACGATATTGATAACATGATCCAATGTATGGACATCCCCAATATCGCCGTAAAAGGATTAATGACGGTTGGCCCGCTTTCTAGCGATAAAAGTAAAATTCGAGATTCATTTGTTTTATTAAGAAAAACCCAAACAAGGCTAAACTCGCAAATAGCTGATAAAAAATTAACCGAACTTTCTATGGGAATGTCCAGAGATTATCGTATTGCGGTGGAAGAAGGAAGCACAATGGTTCGATTGGGAACCATTTTGTTTGGACCAAGATAA
- a CDS encoding MATE family efflux transporter, with amino-acid sequence MGIADVAMVGHLGTSALVATGMGNMLFWGILSFMIGIRTATQTVSARRLGEHKRHECGHALFNGLLLGSLYSIPGTFLGYIFSKDVVPFFIFDPLSQAQCIIYAEIVFLSLFFSSIGFVFQGFFTGIEEPKIHMKATISSNVLNIYLNAGLIFGTSGLQKVFADSIFPFNQIPGLWSWTEFPSLGVKGAAIATLISSVWMTTHYALYLFSPKIKNQFGITKPSLKQKMLIRQIQLALPQGIQEMFVAVGWSFFYKIMGMIGLVELAATQVVFTIMHASFMPALGVGQACSTLVSKHMGEKRTEKAEKSIKESIRFSEYIMGTMGMVFILFPNYILPVFTNDPDVVRVGIVTLRLVGAIQFIDAVGFTLWFALSGAGDTFFPAIVESVLVWFFLIPISYLTGVYLDAGYIGPWLVLSGHILLFAVIMVWRVLQGKWKEIEV; translated from the coding sequence ATGGGCATAGCGGACGTTGCGATGGTCGGGCACCTTGGGACATCAGCGCTCGTAGCCACGGGTATGGGCAATATGTTGTTTTGGGGTATTTTAAGTTTTATGATAGGCATAAGGACAGCAACGCAAACCGTTTCAGCAAGACGGCTTGGCGAACACAAGCGCCATGAGTGCGGCCACGCTCTTTTTAATGGTCTTCTATTGGGTTCCCTATACAGCATTCCCGGCACTTTTTTGGGCTACATATTTTCTAAAGATGTAGTCCCCTTTTTTATTTTTGACCCACTATCACAGGCTCAGTGTATTATTTATGCAGAAATTGTTTTTCTAAGTCTTTTCTTTTCGTCTATTGGGTTTGTGTTTCAGGGTTTTTTTACAGGAATAGAGGAGCCCAAAATTCACATGAAAGCAACTATTTCCAGCAATGTATTAAACATATATTTAAACGCGGGACTTATTTTTGGTACGAGCGGACTTCAAAAGGTTTTTGCAGATTCAATTTTTCCATTTAATCAAATCCCAGGCTTATGGTCTTGGACAGAATTTCCCTCTTTGGGAGTTAAGGGCGCCGCAATTGCAACGCTTATATCCTCTGTGTGGATGACAACGCACTACGCCCTTTATTTGTTTTCCCCGAAAATAAAAAACCAGTTTGGGATCACTAAACCATCGTTAAAACAAAAAATGTTAATAAGACAAATCCAATTAGCCCTACCCCAAGGAATTCAGGAAATGTTTGTTGCTGTGGGGTGGTCGTTTTTTTATAAAATTATGGGAATGATTGGCCTGGTTGAGCTTGCCGCAACACAAGTTGTTTTTACAATAATGCACGCATCTTTTATGCCAGCGCTGGGCGTGGGACAGGCGTGTTCAACCTTAGTAAGTAAACACATGGGCGAAAAGAGAACAGAAAAAGCAGAAAAGAGCATTAAAGAAAGCATTCGGTTTTCAGAGTACATCATGGGAACCATGGGAATGGTTTTTATACTATTTCCCAATTATATATTACCAGTTTTTACAAACGACCCAGATGTAGTTCGGGTTGGTATAGTTACATTGAGGCTGGTTGGAGCGATCCAGTTTATTGACGCCGTTGGGTTTACGCTTTGGTTTGCTCTTTCTGGCGCAGGTGATACGTTTTTTCCTGCTATCGTTGAATCGGTGCTTGTGTGGTTTTTTTTAATACCCATAAGTTATTTAACGGGAGTTTATCTAGACGCAGGCTATATCGGTCCGTGGTTGGTTTTATCCGGACACATTTTGCTATTTGCAGTTATTATGGTTTGGAGGGTTTTGCAGGGGAAGTGGAAAGAGATAGAAGTGTAA